A genomic segment from Panthera tigris isolate Pti1 chromosome A1, P.tigris_Pti1_mat1.1, whole genome shotgun sequence encodes:
- the SCGB3A2 gene encoding secretoglobin family 3A member 2 has product MKLVTVFLLVTLSICSYSATTFLANGLPQAVNNALPLPVDDLLPFLDPLKLVLKTLGISVEHLVEGLKKCVNELGPEASEAVKKLLEALSHLV; this is encoded by the exons ATGAAGCTGGTAACTGTGTTTTTGCTGGTGACCCTCAGCATCTGCAGTTACTCTG CCACCACTTTCCTTGCCAACGGTTTGCCACAAGCTGTCAACAATGCCTTACCTTTACCTGTGGACGACCTTCTCCCCTTTTTGGATCCGTTAAAGCTTGTTCTGAAAACTCTGGGCATTTCTGTTGAGCACCTTGTAGAAGGGCTAAAAAAGTGTGTGAATGAGCTGGGACCAGAGGCCTCTGAGGCAGTGAAGAAACTTCTG GAGGCCCTGTCGCATTTGGTGTGA